From one Treponema denticola genomic stretch:
- a CDS encoding LysM peptidoglycan-binding domain-containing protein: MASKIGIKLADGTFFPILDEDALLEQSLELTTVRDDQESVQINLFKQVDGTEPEYIGSLIVEDVSTGAAGDPTINLKIKLDEEKNLSAEAVDEGSGSHQSLKVSLKNLDEASLEGLDFDFASFDDSLTSDDGLINTDDFMMPDESSSMEEMYQEESSSDSQLYVQNEEKSEKKKTPLWLIIIIIILCITALVFAILLLTKKMPFADKDKIASAPEKVEQVQEPKKDVNATTSNAPKENAEEKAAAEAKRKAEEEAKQKAEAEAKKKAEEEAKQKAEAEAKKKAEEEAKQKADAKKKADAQKKTNVNSKGVVRYKIKWGDTLWDLSETYYKTPWLYKKIADYNKIKNPNLIIAGTYIDIPPK, from the coding sequence ATGGCTTCAAAAATAGGAATAAAACTTGCAGACGGGACATTTTTCCCAATTTTAGATGAAGATGCCCTGTTAGAGCAGTCTTTGGAATTGACTACGGTTAGGGATGATCAAGAAAGTGTTCAAATAAATTTATTTAAACAAGTTGACGGAACAGAGCCCGAATATATAGGCTCACTTATTGTAGAAGATGTTTCAACAGGAGCTGCAGGGGATCCTACCATAAACCTCAAAATAAAGCTTGATGAAGAAAAAAATCTTTCAGCAGAAGCAGTAGATGAGGGCTCAGGCTCACATCAATCTCTAAAAGTTTCCTTAAAAAACCTTGATGAGGCAAGTCTTGAAGGTCTGGATTTCGATTTCGCCTCGTTTGATGATTCTTTAACTTCCGATGATGGGCTTATAAATACCGATGATTTTATGATGCCTGATGAGTCTTCTTCGATGGAGGAAATGTATCAGGAAGAATCTAGCTCCGATTCTCAGCTTTACGTTCAGAATGAAGAAAAATCCGAAAAGAAAAAGACGCCTCTTTGGCTTATAATTATAATAATAATTCTTTGTATAACGGCCTTGGTCTTTGCCATTCTTCTTTTGACAAAAAAGATGCCCTTTGCCGATAAGGATAAAATAGCTTCCGCTCCTGAAAAGGTTGAACAGGTGCAAGAGCCTAAAAAAGATGTAAATGCGACAACCTCTAATGCTCCTAAAGAAAATGCAGAAGAAAAAGCCGCTGCAGAAGCCAAGCGAAAAGCTGAAGAGGAAGCTAAACAAAAGGCTGAAGCTGAAGCTAAAAAGAAAGCCGAAGAAGAAGCCAAGCAAAAGGCTGAAGCTGAAGCTAAAAAGAAAGCTGAAGAAGAAGCTAAACAAAAAGCTGATGCCAAGAAAAAGGCTGATGCTCAAAAAAAGACAAATGTAAATTCTAAGGGCGTAGTAAGGTACAAGATCAAATGGGGTGATACCCTTTGGGATCTATCAGAAACCTATTATAAAACACCTTGGCTCTATAAAAAAATAGCGGATTACAACAAAATCAAAAATCCGAACCTGATTATAGCAGGAACTTATATAGATATTCCGCCTAAGTAA
- a CDS encoding ABC transporter ATP-binding protein, which translates to MDCPLINVKSLYAGYSKTPVLKDISFSVLKGESLCVLGPNGCGKTTLLKTLAGLIGYSGEILLKGQNLKNIKRKDIAKKIAVLSQVSSIYFSYSVYDTVMMGRYVHREGSSFLSVSKKDREYVEKCLRAVDIWNLREKKIDELSGGQLQRVYLARTLAQEPELILLDEPTNHLDLKAQTELILFLKEICKKEAKAVIGVFHDINLALQFADKLIFLKDGTIQASGKKEEVLTGEILQSVYGMDVAEWMKDSFNLWLRVF; encoded by the coding sequence ATGGACTGTCCTTTAATAAATGTAAAGTCGCTTTACGCGGGATATTCAAAGACTCCCGTTTTAAAAGATATTTCCTTTTCGGTTTTAAAAGGAGAAAGCCTTTGTGTTTTGGGCCCTAACGGCTGCGGAAAAACGACCCTCTTAAAAACTCTTGCCGGTCTTATCGGCTATTCGGGCGAAATTCTTTTAAAGGGTCAAAACTTAAAAAATATCAAACGTAAAGACATAGCAAAAAAAATAGCCGTTTTAAGTCAAGTTTCTTCTATATATTTTTCATATTCCGTTTATGATACCGTTATGATGGGAAGATATGTCCATAGAGAAGGCAGCTCTTTTCTTTCCGTTTCAAAAAAAGACAGGGAATACGTAGAAAAATGTTTAAGGGCTGTAGACATTTGGAATTTGCGTGAAAAGAAAATAGATGAACTTTCAGGCGGTCAGCTTCAGCGCGTTTATCTGGCCCGCACTCTTGCCCAAGAACCCGAACTTATCCTGCTCGATGAACCTACAAATCATCTGGACTTAAAGGCCCAAACCGAGCTTATTCTTTTTTTAAAAGAGATTTGCAAAAAAGAAGCTAAAGCCGTCATCGGTGTCTTCCACGATATAAACCTAGCCCTTCAATTTGCAGATAAACTTATTTTTTTAAAAGACGGCACCATACAAGCTTCAGGAAAAAAAGAAGAGGTTTTAACCGGAGAAATTTTACAATCCGTTTACGGAATGGATGTAGCCGAATGGATGAAAGATTCTTTTAATTTATGGCTTAGAGTTTTTTAG
- a CDS encoding FecCD family ABC transporter permease, translating to MKLQFKLAGSIAACILVLILGIGIGSVFVPPQDIIKIIFSKIAQKEIYGIESTFVAIVWNVRLPRVLVAFLAGGSLAVSGAVMQSILKNPLASSYTMGVSSGAALGAALVILTGFTLPLIPAFTLPFAGTIAGLLTVYASVKVASLVDRNFENSTIILTGIVFSLFINGIITIIIALNRDGMARLIFWQMGSFASQNIKNFNVLLPICAAGTLILTGLSHEMDLLTFGEEQAKTIGVDTKKVKWILLFLASALTGTVISFVGIIGFIDLVSPHIVRKLVGARHKIVIPVSFCIGGTAMVLCDMTARTILSPQELPVGAITALAGAPFFCYVYFKGRRRA from the coding sequence ATGAAACTTCAATTCAAGCTTGCAGGTTCGATTGCAGCCTGCATCCTTGTTCTAATCTTGGGGATAGGAATAGGCTCGGTCTTTGTTCCGCCCCAAGATATTATCAAAATCATATTTTCAAAAATAGCCCAAAAAGAAATTTACGGTATCGAATCGACCTTTGTTGCAATAGTTTGGAATGTGAGGCTGCCTAGGGTGCTGGTCGCTTTTTTGGCAGGCGGTTCCCTTGCCGTAAGCGGGGCCGTAATGCAAAGCATCCTAAAGAACCCATTGGCTTCTTCTTATACCATGGGCGTTTCATCGGGGGCTGCCTTGGGAGCTGCTCTGGTAATTTTGACAGGATTCACTCTTCCTTTAATCCCCGCTTTTACCCTTCCGTTTGCAGGCACTATTGCAGGTCTTCTTACAGTCTACGCCTCGGTTAAAGTTGCGTCCTTGGTTGATAGGAATTTTGAAAACTCGACGATTATTTTAACAGGAATAGTTTTTTCTCTTTTTATAAACGGAATTATAACCATAATAATCGCCCTTAATCGGGACGGAATGGCCCGACTGATATTTTGGCAGATGGGGAGCTTTGCAAGCCAAAATATAAAAAACTTTAACGTGTTATTGCCTATCTGTGCTGCCGGAACCTTGATTCTTACAGGGCTTTCACACGAGATGGATTTGCTTACCTTCGGCGAGGAACAGGCTAAGACTATAGGCGTCGATACAAAAAAAGTTAAATGGATTCTTTTGTTTTTAGCCTCAGCCCTTACGGGAACCGTAATTTCATTTGTAGGCATAATCGGTTTTATCGATTTGGTTTCTCCTCACATTGTGCGTAAGCTCGTTGGTGCAAGGCATAAGATAGTGATTCCTGTGTCCTTTTGTATAGGAGGTACTGCGATGGTTCTCTGCGACATGACGGCAAGAACTATTTTGTCCCCACAAGAGCTTCCGGTGGGTGCAATCACCGCCCTCGCAGGTGCTCCGTTTTTTTGCTATGTCTATTTTAAGGGACGGAGGAGGGCTTAA
- a CDS encoding ABC transporter substrate-binding protein, protein MKNFKKIFFVLAMLLAAGTMVFAGGAKEASLPSIDLTMDRAGAPITLPAKVERIVSMAPSTTEVLIDLGLADKIIAADTNTQKDGLLKQDIPYFDMMKPDAEKLIALKPDVVFISGMSNAKGNTPFSPLIDAGICVVNIPSSSSIEAVYLDIAYIAAVVKQEEKGAKIIANMKKEIEAVRKKGAAIAQDKKKTVYFEIGAAPYMYSLGTGTFINEMIEIIGAQNILADQKSWIAVSDEMVLAKNPDVILTNVSYIPNPIDEIMARSGWASLKAVKGKKVFGIDTNSSSRPNHNIIKALKEMAKAVYPEIYK, encoded by the coding sequence ATGAAGAATTTTAAGAAAATTTTCTTTGTGCTGGCCATGCTTTTGGCTGCCGGCACCATGGTTTTTGCAGGAGGAGCAAAAGAAGCAAGCCTTCCCTCGATTGATTTAACTATGGACAGGGCAGGTGCTCCGATTACCTTACCTGCAAAGGTAGAAAGAATCGTTTCGATGGCTCCGTCCACCACGGAAGTTCTAATCGATTTAGGTCTTGCCGACAAGATTATTGCTGCCGACACCAATACCCAAAAGGATGGGCTTTTAAAACAGGATATTCCGTATTTCGATATGATGAAGCCCGATGCAGAAAAACTTATCGCCCTAAAACCGGATGTAGTTTTTATCTCGGGGATGTCGAATGCAAAGGGAAATACGCCATTTTCTCCTTTAATTGATGCCGGTATCTGTGTTGTCAACATTCCTTCATCTTCGAGTATCGAGGCCGTTTATCTTGATATTGCATACATAGCTGCCGTCGTAAAACAGGAAGAAAAGGGTGCAAAAATTATTGCAAACATGAAAAAGGAAATTGAAGCTGTCCGAAAAAAAGGAGCCGCTATTGCTCAAGATAAAAAGAAAACCGTTTACTTTGAAATAGGGGCCGCTCCTTATATGTACAGTTTGGGAACAGGAACCTTTATCAATGAGATGATCGAAATTATCGGAGCTCAAAATATTCTTGCCGATCAAAAAAGTTGGATAGCCGTTTCGGATGAAATGGTTTTGGCAAAGAATCCCGATGTAATTTTGACCAATGTAAGCTATATTCCTAATCCGATTGATGAAATAATGGCCAGATCAGGCTGGGCTTCTCTTAAAGCCGTAAAGGGCAAAAAGGTTTTCGGTATTGATACAAATTCTTCTTCAAGACCTAACCATAACATTATAAAGGCCTTAAAAGAAATGGCTAAAGCCGTCTATCCCGAAATTTATAAATAA
- a CDS encoding methylaspartate ammonia-lyase: MKIIDVVCAEGKTGFYFDDQKAIKMGAGHDGFFYTGKPVTEGFTSIRQAGEAISVMFILEDGQVAYGDCAAVQYSGAGGRDPLFLAKDFIPVIEKDIKPLFVGKEITNFREMAKTFEEHKVNGKRMHTALRYGISQAILDAVAKSQHITMAEVVVKEYKTGCQIKRIPIFTQSGDDRYLNADKMIIKQAEVLPHGLFNNVEEKTGKNGEKLLEYVKWLKNRVETMRTCKNYNPIFHIDVYGTIGDFTNNDVPKMTAYLKTLEAAAAPFKLRIEGPMDMGDRERQMQVLAALTKSLDDNGVKVELVADEWCNTLEDIQYFADNRAGHMIQIKTPDLGGINNTIEAILYCKEKGVGAYCGGTCNETNRSAEVIVNCSVAAGAAQQLAKPGMGVDEGYMIINNEMNRIVALANRK, encoded by the coding sequence ATGAAAATTATTGATGTTGTTTGCGCAGAAGGCAAAACAGGTTTTTATTTTGATGACCAAAAGGCTATCAAAATGGGTGCAGGTCATGACGGATTTTTTTATACGGGGAAACCCGTAACCGAGGGCTTTACCTCAATTAGACAGGCAGGCGAAGCTATTTCCGTTATGTTTATTCTCGAAGACGGACAGGTCGCTTATGGAGACTGTGCTGCCGTACAGTATTCCGGAGCCGGCGGACGCGATCCTCTCTTTTTGGCAAAGGACTTTATTCCCGTAATTGAAAAGGATATAAAGCCCCTCTTTGTAGGAAAAGAAATTACAAACTTTAGAGAAATGGCTAAGACTTTTGAAGAACACAAGGTAAACGGAAAAAGAATGCACACTGCTTTACGCTACGGCATATCTCAAGCTATTCTTGATGCCGTTGCAAAGTCCCAGCATATAACGATGGCCGAAGTTGTTGTAAAAGAATACAAAACAGGCTGCCAAATAAAGAGAATCCCGATCTTTACCCAGTCAGGTGATGACCGCTACTTAAATGCCGATAAGATGATTATCAAACAGGCAGAAGTTCTCCCCCACGGTCTTTTTAACAATGTTGAAGAAAAAACCGGTAAAAATGGCGAAAAGCTCTTGGAATATGTTAAATGGCTTAAAAACAGGGTCGAAACTATGAGAACTTGCAAGAACTATAATCCTATTTTCCACATTGACGTATACGGCACAATCGGAGACTTTACCAATAACGATGTTCCCAAGATGACGGCCTATCTTAAAACACTGGAAGCTGCTGCGGCTCCTTTTAAACTTAGAATCGAAGGCCCCATGGATATGGGCGACAGAGAAAGGCAAATGCAGGTACTCGCAGCCCTCACAAAGAGCCTTGACGATAACGGCGTAAAGGTAGAGCTTGTTGCCGATGAATGGTGCAACACTCTCGAAGATATTCAGTACTTTGCCGATAACCGTGCAGGCCACATGATTCAGATTAAGACCCCCGACCTTGGCGGAATCAACAACACGATTGAAGCTATCCTTTACTGCAAAGAAAAGGGAGTAGGTGCCTATTGCGGAGGAACATGTAACGAAACCAACCGCTCGGCTGAAGTTATCGTAAACTGTTCTGTTGCAGCCGGAGCCGCCCAGCAGCTTGCAAAACCCGGTATGGGCGTTGACGAAGGCTACATGATCATCAATAACGAGATGAACAGAATCGTTGCCCTAGCCAATAGGAAGTAA
- a CDS encoding methylaspartate mutase subunit E, giving the protein MRWKNKKIPEGEFMEMREEILQTWPTGKDVDLKESIDYLKKIPPEKNFAIKLEQADKEGITTAQPRAGVPLLDEHINLLQFLQDEGGADFLPSTIDAYTRQNRYEEGEAGIEASKKAGRSLMNGFPAVNWGVGPCRQVLEAVNLPLQARHGTPDARLLSEIIHAGGYTSNEGGGISYNVPYAKAVSIEHSIMCWQYADRLVGFYEENGVHLNREPFGPLTGTLVPPSVAIAVGVIEALLAAEQGVKSITVGYGMCGNMTQDVAAVISLREITKDYMKKFGYKDMCITTVFHQWMGGFPADESRAYGLISLGSTTAALSGATKVIVKTPHEAFGIPTKEANAGGIKATKMVLNLLKGQRYPDSRILAQEIELIKAETKCIMDRVYEIGGGDLVEGTIKAFEAGVIDIPFAPSQYNAGKVMPARDNDGCIRYLMPGNLPFTKDILDFNRGKLEERAKADKREVDFQMSVDDVYAVSSGVLVGRPAKH; this is encoded by the coding sequence ATGAGATGGAAAAATAAAAAAATACCCGAAGGGGAGTTTATGGAGATGCGAGAAGAAATTCTCCAAACATGGCCCACGGGAAAGGATGTTGACTTAAAAGAGTCTATCGATTATTTAAAGAAGATCCCGCCTGAAAAAAACTTTGCAATCAAACTTGAACAAGCGGACAAAGAAGGTATCACTACGGCCCAGCCTCGTGCCGGTGTTCCCCTTTTGGATGAACACATTAATCTATTGCAGTTTTTACAGGATGAAGGCGGTGCCGACTTTTTACCGAGCACCATTGATGCTTATACGCGTCAAAACCGATATGAAGAAGGCGAGGCCGGTATTGAAGCTTCAAAGAAGGCCGGCCGCTCTCTTATGAACGGTTTCCCTGCCGTAAACTGGGGTGTAGGCCCCTGCCGTCAGGTTTTGGAAGCCGTAAATCTTCCCTTACAGGCAAGACACGGAACCCCCGATGCCCGTCTTCTTTCAGAGATTATTCACGCCGGAGGTTATACATCCAATGAAGGCGGAGGAATAAGCTACAATGTTCCCTATGCAAAGGCCGTTTCAATCGAACACAGTATCATGTGTTGGCAATATGCCGACCGCCTTGTAGGATTCTATGAAGAAAACGGAGTTCACCTTAATAGAGAACCTTTCGGCCCTCTTACGGGAACTCTCGTTCCGCCTTCGGTTGCTATTGCAGTAGGCGTTATCGAAGCCCTATTGGCCGCTGAGCAGGGTGTAAAGAGCATTACCGTAGGTTACGGTATGTGCGGAAACATGACGCAAGACGTTGCAGCCGTTATTTCTTTAAGAGAAATTACAAAGGACTACATGAAAAAATTCGGCTACAAGGATATGTGCATCACCACGGTTTTCCATCAATGGATGGGAGGCTTCCCTGCCGATGAATCCAGAGCCTATGGTCTTATTTCCCTAGGAAGTACCACTGCCGCTCTTTCCGGAGCTACAAAGGTAATCGTTAAAACCCCGCATGAAGCTTTCGGTATTCCTACCAAAGAAGCAAATGCAGGAGGTATCAAGGCTACCAAAATGGTTCTAAACCTTTTGAAGGGACAGCGTTATCCCGATTCGAGAATACTCGCCCAAGAGATTGAGCTTATCAAGGCAGAAACAAAGTGTATTATGGACAGAGTCTATGAGATAGGAGGCGGCGACTTGGTTGAAGGCACTATCAAGGCCTTTGAAGCCGGAGTAATCGACATTCCATTTGCCCCTTCCCAGTACAATGCCGGAAAGGTAATGCCTGCCAGAGACAATGACGGATGTATCCGCTATCTAATGCCGGGAAATCTGCCCTTTACAAAGGACATTCTCGACTTTAACAGGGGAAAACTTGAAGAGAGAGCCAAGGCCGATAAGAGGGAGGTTGACTTCCAAATGTCGGTTGACGATGTTTATGCAGTAAGTTCCGGCGTTCTTGTAGGAAGACCGGCTAAACACTAA
- a CDS encoding helix-turn-helix domain-containing protein: MGKRPSAIVLTDEETEYLETQTRIRTLQAQIVTRARILLLRAQAASIEAIADKVGLNRCSVMLCLKKFHEGAVLTTLFTLPQVAAEIPKLLMKKLISPVRNLLSLGMLLKRGHIPNWLHIFIKRRKLPDIQGFLPYHKSTVHTILSNAQIKPHKMRYYCENRDPNFDQRNWSFICFPMMRSRAYKC, from the coding sequence ATGGGCAAAAGACCATCGGCAATCGTATTGACTGATGAAGAAACAGAGTATTTGGAAACGCAAACACGTATCAGAACGCTTCAAGCTCAAATCGTTACAAGAGCACGAATTTTATTGTTAAGAGCACAGGCTGCATCAATCGAGGCAATCGCAGATAAAGTAGGGCTTAACCGTTGTAGTGTGATGCTGTGCCTAAAAAAATTTCATGAAGGGGCGGTATTGACAACGCTCTTTACGCTGCCCCAGGTCGCGGCAGAAATACCGAAATTACTGATGAAGAAATTAATATCGCCTGTCAGAAACCTGTTGAGTTTGGGTATGCTGCTGAAACGTGGACATATTCCAAACTGGCTGCACATATTCATAAAACGGCGGAAGCTGCCGGATATACAAGGCTTTCTACCATATCATAAAAGCACTGTACATACGATTCTTTCCAATGCACAGATTAAACCGCATAAGATGCGGTATTATTGCGAAAATCGTGATCCTAACTTTGATCAGAGGAACTGGTCGTTCATTTGCTTTCCTATGATGAGAAGCCGGGCATACAAGTGCTAG
- a CDS encoding CCA tRNA nucleotidyltransferase, with product MRYPVSKKMSEIASVFFNAGFSAYLVGGAVRDWFLGKPCKDYDIATDAEPKEVQALFRKTIPTGIAHGTVTILYKGEKIECTTFRCEADYSDGRRPQKINYVRSIEEDLSRRDFTMNAIAVSLKDGSIVDPFEGVKSIKSKTVKTVGSPLDRFGEDGLRPIRAIRFASQLGFKIEEETLKAIPLSIEVCKKVSIERFRDEFVKMLLSEHPIISLRLLEDTGLLKVFLPELSDCRGVEQKGMHSFDVLDHSFLSCDAAPQDNPIVRLAALFHDIGKVSTREKNEYGDYTFYKHEAVSEKLTKKIMQRLKFPNREIEEVSHLVGLHMFHYTEDWSDAAVRRFIVRAGVENIPNLFDLRMADGFGMTGKAPDLSNLVSFKKRLEKVIAEDSALSLKDLAVGGRELMEIGIPAGPKLGIILQKLFEAVLEDPSQNTKPQLLKIAEAINSNLS from the coding sequence ATGCGCTATCCTGTTTCAAAAAAAATGAGTGAAATCGCTTCCGTTTTTTTTAATGCCGGTTTTTCGGCCTACCTTGTGGGCGGAGCTGTGCGGGATTGGTTTTTAGGAAAACCGTGCAAGGATTACGATATAGCTACCGATGCCGAACCCAAGGAAGTTCAAGCCCTTTTCCGTAAGACGATTCCTACGGGGATAGCCCACGGTACGGTTACTATTCTTTACAAGGGCGAAAAAATAGAATGTACAACCTTCCGCTGTGAGGCCGATTATTCCGACGGACGACGGCCTCAGAAGATTAACTATGTCCGTTCAATCGAAGAAGATCTAAGCCGCAGAGACTTCACTATGAATGCAATAGCAGTTTCTTTAAAGGACGGCTCCATTGTTGACCCTTTTGAGGGTGTAAAATCAATAAAATCAAAAACCGTTAAAACCGTCGGCTCTCCCCTTGACCGCTTTGGAGAAGACGGCTTGAGGCCTATCAGGGCAATCCGCTTTGCTTCACAGCTGGGCTTTAAGATAGAAGAAGAAACCTTAAAGGCAATTCCTTTAAGTATTGAAGTTTGCAAAAAAGTTTCGATAGAGAGGTTTCGGGACGAATTCGTTAAAATGCTTTTAAGTGAGCATCCTATAATTTCTTTAAGGCTTTTGGAAGATACGGGGCTTTTAAAAGTCTTTTTGCCCGAGCTTTCGGATTGCCGCGGGGTCGAGCAAAAAGGAATGCACTCCTTCGATGTGCTTGACCACAGCTTTTTAAGCTGCGATGCCGCTCCGCAAGATAATCCGATTGTGCGATTGGCTGCCCTTTTCCACGATATAGGAAAGGTAAGCACTAGGGAAAAAAATGAATACGGCGATTACACCTTTTATAAGCATGAGGCGGTTTCGGAAAAACTTACCAAAAAGATAATGCAGCGTTTAAAATTCCCGAATAGGGAAATTGAAGAGGTCTCTCATCTGGTGGGACTTCACATGTTTCATTATACGGAAGATTGGAGCGATGCTGCCGTCCGCCGCTTTATAGTCAGAGCCGGAGTAGAAAATATTCCGAATCTCTTCGATTTAAGAATGGCCGATGGTTTCGGCATGACAGGAAAGGCTCCCGATTTAAGCAATTTGGTTTCCTTTAAAAAAAGGCTTGAAAAAGTCATAGCCGAAGATTCTGCCCTGAGCTTAAAAGATCTGGCTGTAGGCGGCAGAGAGCTGATGGAAATCGGAATTCCTGCAGGACCTAAACTCGGCATAATTTTACAAAAGCTATTTGAAGCTGTTCTTGAAGACCCTTCACAAAATACCAAGCCTCAACTTTTAAAAATTGCGGAAGCAATAAATTCCAATTTGAGCTAA